The following proteins come from a genomic window of Nitrospira sp.:
- a CDS encoding 5'-nucleotidase SurE: MRILVTNDDGIHSPGIAVLAKALTAIGEVWVVAPDRERTAVAHAVTLHKPLRLHQLSPRTYAVNGTPVDCVNLALLKVMPKPPALVVSGINKGVNLGDDVMYSGTVSAAMEGTILGIPSVAVSQEGPDTFCFGVGARYAVRVARLILAHGLPEETLVNVNIPNRPRREIRGVRVTCLSRRRFHNPIIEKLDPHGRKYYWIAGERISWSRSKDADHEAIEEGFVSITPIHLDMTHYGVLDQFRAWEPIMNRGIKKSSTVQSTIDRTGK; the protein is encoded by the coding sequence ATGCGCATCCTTGTGACCAACGACGACGGTATCCATTCGCCGGGAATCGCAGTCTTGGCGAAGGCGCTGACTGCGATCGGGGAAGTCTGGGTTGTCGCCCCAGATCGGGAGCGTACGGCAGTCGCTCACGCCGTGACCTTGCACAAACCATTGCGTCTTCATCAACTAAGTCCACGTACCTATGCCGTGAATGGAACCCCGGTGGATTGCGTGAATCTTGCGCTGCTTAAAGTCATGCCGAAACCGCCCGCCCTCGTCGTGTCCGGCATCAACAAAGGGGTCAACCTCGGCGATGATGTGATGTACTCAGGCACCGTGTCGGCGGCGATGGAGGGGACGATTCTTGGAATCCCATCGGTGGCGGTATCCCAAGAAGGGCCGGACACGTTTTGCTTTGGCGTTGGTGCACGCTATGCGGTCCGCGTGGCCCGCCTTATCCTTGCTCACGGGCTGCCTGAGGAAACGCTCGTGAACGTGAATATTCCAAATCGGCCGCGACGGGAAATTAGAGGTGTGCGGGTCACCTGTCTCAGCCGGAGGCGGTTTCATAATCCGATCATTGAAAAGCTTGATCCGCATGGACGGAAATATTATTGGATTGCCGGCGAACGGATATCGTGGAGCCGCAGTAAGGATGCTGACCACGAGGCGATTGAAGAAGGGTTTGTCTCTATCACGCCGATCCATTTGGATATGACGCACTATGGGGTGCTGGATCAATTCCGCGCGTGGGAGCCGATCATGAACCGAGGCATCAAGAAATCCTCAACCGTTCAGTCCACAATCGACCGTACAGGGAAGTGA
- a CDS encoding MerR family transcriptional regulater, producing MGTEPRLGSKVFYKIGEVSQLTKLPAYVLRFWESQFTFLKPKKSRGNQRLYVQRDVETVLEIKRMLYEEGHTLEGVKRYWVRRGRAASRRLRPKEVAKKLRGDLQVILKILDSHSS from the coding sequence ATGGGAACTGAACCCAGGCTGGGGAGCAAGGTTTTCTATAAAATCGGCGAAGTAAGTCAATTGACGAAGCTTCCCGCGTATGTGCTTCGTTTCTGGGAATCTCAATTCACCTTTTTGAAACCCAAAAAGAGTCGAGGAAACCAACGCCTCTATGTACAACGGGATGTCGAAACCGTGCTGGAAATCAAGCGTATGCTGTATGAAGAAGGACATACCCTCGAGGGTGTCAAGCGATACTGGGTACGTCGTGGGCGGGCTGCTTCACGCCGGCTGCGCCCGAAAGAGGTCGCCAAAAAGTTGAGAGGGGATCTCCAAGTTATTCTCAAAATTCTCGACTCGCATTCATCATGA
- a CDS encoding Integration host factor alpha subunit, producing MRKADIADEIFKQVGISKNEAADIVEFVLNLLKSVLQKGESVKIAGFGNFVVRSKGARKGRNPRTGEEIGITPRRVVTFRPSQVFKKYVNS from the coding sequence ATGAGAAAGGCGGATATTGCTGATGAAATTTTCAAACAGGTCGGCATCTCGAAAAATGAAGCCGCTGATATCGTCGAGTTTGTCCTGAATTTGTTGAAATCCGTCTTGCAGAAGGGAGAATCGGTTAAAATCGCGGGGTTTGGCAATTTTGTCGTGCGCAGCAAGGGAGCCCGCAAGGGACGAAATCCTCGAACTGGTGAAGAAATTGGGATTACCCCCCGTCGAGTGGTGACGTTTCGGCCAAGCCAAGTGTTCAAGAAATACGTCAATTCATAG
- a CDS encoding (R)-citramalate synthase produces MARKTSQSDSSRAVRERHSVAERKPSADQTASLEIYDTTLRDGAQAEDVSFSAEDKVLIAQKLDSLGVHFIEGGWPGANPKDIEFFRMIKTIPLQHAEVIAFGSTRKAGNTARKDPTLQALLAAETKTITLFGKTWSFHVTDALGISLTKNLELIADSIAYLHGKGRRVFYDAEHFFDGYKTNPEYALATIRKAVEAGAERVILCDTNGGTMPWEIREICDAVQRECRVPLGIHAHNDCEMAVANSLVAIETGIVQVQGTINGIGERCGNANLCSIIPNLELKMRRATLADRLSHLKDVSGFVTEIANLMPNKHQPYVGDAAFAHKGGVHIHAVLKNSATYEHVDPTKVGNRQRMLISDYGGRSGLLDKMEAYGIKLSKDHAKVDELIHTLKDHENQGYQFEGAEGSFELLMRKAMGSHRPSFQLLGFRVIVEKKQEDGTPLSEATVMVKVGEAVEHTAAVGTGPVNALDHALRKALEKFYPQLREVKLLDYKVRVLAANRGTESKVRVLIESGDHKDKWGTVGVSENIIEATWQALADSIEYKLLDKD; encoded by the coding sequence ATGGCTCGAAAAACTTCCCAATCAGACTCTTCCCGCGCTGTTCGTGAGCGCCATTCGGTTGCTGAACGAAAACCGTCTGCGGATCAGACAGCATCGCTGGAAATCTACGACACCACCTTGCGCGACGGTGCCCAGGCGGAGGATGTCAGCTTTTCAGCGGAAGACAAAGTCCTCATTGCGCAAAAGTTGGACAGTTTGGGAGTACATTTTATTGAAGGGGGGTGGCCCGGAGCGAATCCGAAAGACATTGAGTTCTTTCGGATGATCAAAACGATTCCGCTGCAGCATGCCGAAGTCATCGCGTTCGGTTCTACGAGAAAAGCCGGCAACACGGCCCGCAAGGACCCTACTCTTCAGGCTTTGCTCGCTGCCGAAACGAAGACGATCACTCTATTCGGGAAAACCTGGTCCTTCCATGTGACGGATGCCCTAGGGATCTCGCTGACCAAGAACTTGGAGTTGATCGCCGATTCCATCGCGTACCTCCACGGGAAGGGACGTCGGGTGTTCTACGATGCGGAACATTTCTTCGACGGGTACAAGACCAATCCGGAATATGCGCTCGCCACCATCAGAAAAGCGGTAGAGGCCGGAGCAGAGCGAGTGATCCTGTGCGATACCAACGGTGGGACGATGCCGTGGGAAATTCGTGAGATCTGCGACGCGGTTCAACGCGAATGTCGGGTTCCACTCGGCATCCATGCGCATAACGACTGCGAAATGGCGGTGGCCAATTCTCTGGTGGCGATCGAAACAGGCATCGTTCAGGTGCAGGGAACGATCAACGGGATTGGGGAACGGTGCGGAAATGCCAACCTTTGTTCGATCATTCCCAATTTAGAGTTGAAGATGAGGCGGGCCACATTGGCCGATCGCTTGAGCCATTTGAAGGATGTGTCCGGCTTCGTCACTGAGATCGCGAATCTGATGCCGAATAAGCATCAGCCCTATGTCGGCGATGCCGCGTTTGCCCACAAGGGCGGAGTGCATATTCATGCTGTGCTGAAGAATTCGGCGACCTATGAGCATGTTGATCCGACCAAGGTCGGGAATCGACAGCGGATGCTGATCTCCGACTACGGAGGAAGGAGCGGCCTTCTTGACAAGATGGAAGCCTATGGAATCAAACTCTCAAAGGACCATGCCAAGGTAGACGAGCTGATCCATACGTTGAAAGACCATGAGAACCAGGGTTATCAATTCGAAGGAGCCGAAGGGTCGTTCGAATTGCTGATGCGAAAGGCGATGGGGAGCCATCGGCCCTCGTTTCAATTACTCGGATTTCGCGTGATCGTTGAAAAGAAACAAGAAGATGGCACACCTCTTTCCGAGGCCACCGTGATGGTCAAAGTCGGTGAAGCGGTGGAACATACGGCGGCTGTCGGGACGGGACCGGTCAATGCGCTTGATCATGCGCTGCGCAAGGCATTGGAAAAATTCTACCCCCAGCTTCGGGAAGTGAAGCTGCTTGACTATAAGGTGCGCGTCCTGGCGGCCAATCGAGGGACGGAATCAAAAGTGCGTGTCTTGATCGAGTCGGGAGACCACAAGGATAAGTGGGGGACGGTCGGGGTTTCGGAAAACATTATCGAGGCGACATGGCAGGCTCTCGCAGATAGTATCGAATACAAACTTCTCGACAAGGACTAG
- a CDS encoding nucleotidyltransferase domain protein, with translation MANISVDQQQLAEFCRQRHIRRMAFFGSVLRADFGPESDIDVLVEFEPAHVPGLFGIARMERELSTLFGGRKVDLRTPEDLSRYFREDVLKEAEVQYAQGG, from the coding sequence ATGGCGAACATATCGGTTGACCAACAACAACTTGCGGAATTTTGCCGGCAACGACATATCCGCCGCATGGCCTTTTTCGGGTCCGTGCTGCGGGCCGATTTCGGCCCTGAGAGCGACATTGACGTCCTTGTAGAGTTCGAACCCGCCCACGTTCCTGGCCTGTTCGGCATCGCGCGCATGGAACGTGAATTGTCCACCCTGTTCGGCGGCCGCAAAGTGGATCTTCGCACGCCCGAGGATTTGAGCCGATATTTCCGCGAGGATGTGTTGAAGGAGGCCGAGGTTCAATATGCGCAAGGAGGATGA
- a CDS encoding Type I restriction-modification system, restriction subunit R gives MDFKELFKDVQEAIAVYSSDELDIDQGNGGSNNVELKDWLKEGKKQLDAAREALRYLCEPVPLPREVEQFLRYFCGDAANPQALADTEPLRIAFYKSVATFVRAYADIAQNLTRAGYSDSEAAALQKEVEFYGDTRGAIKKHSGEELDIKPYEADMRHLLNTYVQADPPADMGNLNSLSLTELIVETGIHDAIARKLNEKGKLSKNAIAEGIINNLRKTIIRDQLTDPKFYTEMSKLLGDLIKQSRADAAAYEKFLQKAEALAKRLVEKQPEEDVPAMLHGNREAIVLFRNLPQILAAGHGAADVAAESQAEYGNRLARLALEIDRAMREQAPAGWKGDHAREAQVLNALYPLLGRNREATKALFELVKNQPGYG, from the coding sequence GTGGACTTCAAAGAGCTATTCAAAGACGTGCAGGAGGCCATCGCGGTCTATAGCTCCGATGAGCTGGACATTGATCAGGGCAACGGCGGCTCGAACAACGTCGAGCTGAAGGACTGGCTGAAGGAAGGAAAGAAACAGCTCGATGCCGCCCGCGAGGCACTCCGCTACCTGTGCGAGCCGGTGCCGCTCCCGCGTGAAGTGGAGCAGTTTCTCCGTTACTTCTGCGGTGACGCGGCCAATCCTCAAGCACTGGCGGACACGGAGCCGTTGCGCATTGCCTTCTACAAATCCGTCGCCACGTTCGTGCGCGCCTACGCCGACATCGCCCAGAACCTTACCAGGGCCGGTTACTCCGATTCCGAGGCCGCCGCGTTGCAGAAGGAAGTCGAGTTCTACGGCGACACCCGCGGCGCCATCAAAAAGCATTCTGGCGAGGAGTTGGACATCAAGCCCTACGAGGCTGATATGCGGCACCTGCTCAATACCTACGTGCAAGCCGACCCGCCGGCGGACATGGGCAACCTCAATTCGCTGTCGCTCACGGAACTGATCGTCGAAACCGGCATCCACGACGCCATCGCCCGCAAGCTGAACGAGAAGGGCAAGCTTTCCAAGAACGCCATCGCGGAGGGCATCATCAACAACCTTCGCAAGACCATCATCCGCGACCAGCTCACCGACCCCAAGTTTTACACCGAGATGTCGAAGCTGCTGGGCGATCTGATCAAGCAGAGCCGTGCGGATGCGGCGGCCTACGAGAAGTTCCTTCAGAAAGCGGAGGCCCTGGCCAAGCGGCTGGTGGAAAAACAGCCGGAGGAGGACGTTCCTGCGATGCTTCACGGCAACCGGGAGGCAATCGTCCTCTTTCGCAACCTCCCGCAGATCCTCGCGGCTGGCCACGGCGCAGCCGATGTCGCCGCTGAATCTCAAGCTGAATACGGGAATAGGCTGGCAAGGCTGGCGTTGGAGATTGATCGTGCCATGCGGGAGCAGGCGCCGGCAGGTTGGAAGGGCGACCATGCGCGGGAAGCGCAGGTGCTCAATGCGCTGTACCCATTGCTCGGCCGCAATCGTGAGGCAACGAAGGCTCTCTTTGAACTGGTCAAGAACCAACCGGGGTATGGATGA
- a CDS encoding Type I restriction-modification system, DNA-methyltransferase subunit M, translating into MAIKKSDFYSSLWASCDELRGGMDASQYKDYVLFMLFIKYVSDKYGDSDDFAPPVVIPKGASFKDMVALKGNSDIGNLINTQIIQPLIDANQRLARSDFPDFNDSNKLGDGAQKVKRAELHLHLPRQRAARPQPLPSHLPHKSPGR; encoded by the coding sequence ATGGCCATCAAAAAATCCGATTTCTACTCCTCTCTCTGGGCGTCCTGTGATGAACTGCGCGGCGGCATGGATGCCAGCCAGTACAAGGATTACGTCCTGTTCATGCTGTTCATCAAATATGTTTCCGACAAATACGGCGACTCCGACGACTTTGCCCCGCCCGTGGTCATCCCCAAAGGGGCCAGCTTTAAGGACATGGTCGCGCTCAAGGGCAACAGCGACATCGGCAACCTCATCAACACCCAGATCATCCAGCCGCTGATCGATGCCAACCAGCGCCTCGCCCGTAGCGACTTTCCCGACTTCAACGACTCGAACAAGCTCGGCGACGGCGCGCAAAAGGTCAAACGCGCCGAGCTGCACCTACATCTACCTCGACAACGAGCTGCACGACCACAACCTCTTCCAAGCCATTTGCCGCACAAATCGCCTGGACGGTGA
- a CDS encoding Aspartokinase, producing the protein MALIVQKYGGTSVGTIERIHRVADRVAHTQREGNQVVVVLSAMSGETDRLTKLAHEVTAVPDERELDMLLSTGERITIALLSMELRGRGLNARSFTGRQVGIMTDSAHTKARIARVAADRIREALKQGVIPVVAGFQGINEQSDVTTLGRGGSDLSAVALAAALKADRCVIFTDVDGVYTADPNIVPAARRIDKIAYEEMLEMASLGAKVLQTRSVEFAAKFNVPVEVNSSFKEGKGTLVTKEDTDMEAAAVSGVTGDRNQAKITIVGVPDRPGIAARIFGPVAEAQINVDMIIQNISQAALTDLSFTVPRADLKKAVPIIQAVAKDSEAKTVSVTEAIAKVSLIGVGMRSHSGVAAKMFDVLSREGINIMMISTSEIKISCVIDEKYLELAMRSLHSAFDLDQPHQTS; encoded by the coding sequence ATGGCACTCATCGTTCAAAAATACGGAGGGACTTCCGTTGGAACGATCGAGCGCATTCACCGCGTTGCCGACCGTGTGGCTCACACGCAGCGGGAGGGGAACCAGGTCGTCGTCGTGCTCTCCGCCATGAGTGGAGAGACGGACCGACTGACCAAACTCGCGCATGAAGTGACGGCCGTTCCGGACGAACGCGAATTGGACATGCTGCTCTCGACGGGAGAGCGGATCACCATCGCGCTGCTGTCGATGGAATTGAGAGGACGAGGACTCAATGCCCGATCCTTTACGGGACGGCAGGTCGGCATCATGACCGATAGCGCTCACACCAAAGCCCGGATCGCGCGGGTCGCGGCGGATCGCATCCGGGAGGCTTTGAAGCAAGGGGTCATCCCGGTCGTGGCCGGTTTTCAAGGGATCAATGAACAATCCGACGTGACGACCCTTGGCCGTGGGGGGTCCGATCTTTCCGCCGTTGCGCTTGCGGCGGCCTTGAAGGCGGATCGGTGTGTCATCTTCACCGACGTGGATGGAGTCTATACGGCCGATCCCAATATCGTGCCGGCGGCGAGACGAATCGACAAGATCGCATATGAAGAGATGCTCGAGATGGCCAGCCTTGGCGCGAAAGTGCTTCAGACCAGATCGGTCGAGTTCGCGGCCAAATTCAACGTGCCGGTCGAAGTGAATTCCAGCTTCAAGGAAGGAAAGGGAACGCTCGTGACGAAGGAAGATACGGACATGGAAGCGGCGGCGGTCTCCGGCGTGACGGGGGACCGTAATCAGGCAAAGATCACGATCGTCGGCGTCCCGGACAGGCCGGGCATCGCCGCCAGGATTTTCGGCCCTGTTGCGGAGGCTCAGATCAATGTCGACATGATCATTCAGAATATAAGCCAGGCCGCCCTGACGGACCTCTCCTTCACCGTGCCCCGCGCCGATCTCAAGAAGGCCGTACCAATCATTCAAGCGGTGGCGAAAGACAGCGAAGCCAAAACCGTTTCGGTGACCGAGGCCATCGCCAAGGTTTCGCTGATCGGGGTGGGCATGCGGTCGCATTCAGGCGTGGCGGCGAAAATGTTCGACGTGTTGTCCCGCGAAGGGATCAATATCATGATGATCAGCACCTCGGAGATCAAAATCTCCTGCGTGATAGACGAGAAATACCTCGAACTGGCCATGCGATCGCTCCACTCGGCATTTGATCTGGATCAACCTCATCAAACATCTTGA